The following proteins are co-located in the Halarcobacter sp. genome:
- a CDS encoding 2-oxoacid:acceptor oxidoreductase family protein, whose translation MARTLMRFTGVGGQGVLLAGAIFAAAKIKAGGYGLKTATYTSQVRGGATVVDITLEDDPILYPYANDGEIDFMLSVAQVSYDQFKSGVKPGGTIVIEPNLVTPTQEDKETWNIYEIPIITIAKEEVGNVITQSVLALSIANYMTGHTVDDEILREAMLSKVPEKVHDINNKAFDLGIKYAKQATA comes from the coding sequence ATGGCTAGAACATTAATGAGATTTACAGGTGTTGGTGGACAAGGTGTACTTCTTGCAGGTGCAATCTTTGCAGCAGCAAAAATTAAAGCTGGTGGATATGGATTAAAAACTGCAACATATACTTCACAAGTAAGAGGTGGAGCAACTGTTGTTGATATTACATTAGAAGATGATCCTATTTTATATCCTTATGCAAATGATGGAGAGATTGACTTTATGCTTTCAGTTGCACAAGTATCTTATGACCAGTTTAAATCAGGAGTTAAACCAGGAGGTACAATTGTTATTGAACCAAATCTTGTAACTCCAACCCAAGAGGATAAAGAAACTTGGAATATTTATGAAATTCCAATTATTACAATCGCAAAAGAAGAAGTAGGAAATGTTATTACTCAATCAGTTCTTGCATTATCAATTGCCAACTATATGACCGGTCATACAGTTGATGATGAAATACTAAGAGAAGCAATGCTTTCAAAAGTACCTGAAAAGGTACATGATATAAACAATAAAGCTTTCGATTTAGGTATAAAATACGCTAAACAAGCAACTGCTTAA
- a CDS encoding extracellular solute-binding protein, giving the protein MKNLKLIFSILIILTIIGCKEKDNYTYDEIIILTPNFDKQITSPIKKEALEYQKNHNLFINIVSPSWEDMPKKISESLNDENINYDIFVLFSSWAGSLLSKNDAAEIPDEIKEKIDWDDILPIYKNNILKWNKKYFFLPYDGDCIILYYRKDIFENPKYQKEFKTRYKYELSPPKTWKQYKDIAEFFNGWDWDNDGKIEYGFAESRIKGYGTTFQFLTKAAAYTKYPDNNYFYFDENMKPLINNEGFINALEDFVEIMKFAPPNIKNYSPAEVRMSFITGEVAMALDWADIGTMANNAKESIVKGKIAYAKLPGSNKTFNNKTNKWEYFYNAPSSINGNWVIVVNKNSENLKKAFDFAAHMTSKDITKKYVTKGESGINPSRYSHLNKDNLEDWINDGFSKNEAKAYLDVILESLENKNVISDLKIPQSSEYYKVFENYLNLVVKGELTPKEALNSIAKRWNQITNTYGLEKQKRFYKETINE; this is encoded by the coding sequence ATGAAAAACTTAAAACTTATATTTTCAATTTTAATAATACTTACTATTATTGGGTGTAAAGAAAAAGACAACTATACCTATGATGAAATAATAATATTAACTCCAAACTTTGATAAACAAATAACTTCACCTATAAAGAAAGAAGCATTAGAATACCAGAAAAATCATAATTTATTTATAAATATTGTTTCTCCTAGTTGGGAAGATATGCCAAAAAAAATATCTGAATCACTAAACGATGAAAACATAAATTATGATATTTTTGTATTATTTTCTTCTTGGGCTGGTTCCTTACTATCAAAAAATGATGCTGCTGAAATTCCAGATGAAATTAAAGAAAAAATTGATTGGGATGATATTTTACCTATTTATAAAAATAATATTTTAAAATGGAATAAAAAATACTTTTTTTTACCCTATGATGGTGATTGTATAATACTATATTATAGAAAAGATATATTTGAAAATCCTAAATATCAAAAAGAGTTTAAAACAAGATATAAATATGAACTGTCTCCTCCAAAAACCTGGAAACAATATAAAGATATTGCTGAGTTTTTCAATGGTTGGGATTGGGATAACGATGGTAAAATTGAATATGGTTTTGCTGAAAGTAGAATTAAAGGATATGGTACAACTTTTCAATTTTTAACTAAAGCAGCTGCATACACCAAATATCCAGATAACAATTACTTCTACTTTGATGAAAATATGAAACCTTTAATAAATAATGAAGGTTTTATAAATGCATTAGAAGACTTTGTAGAGATAATGAAATTTGCTCCACCTAATATAAAAAACTACTCTCCAGCAGAAGTTAGAATGAGTTTTATAACAGGTGAAGTGGCTATGGCATTAGACTGGGCAGATATAGGAACAATGGCTAATAATGCAAAAGAATCAATAGTAAAAGGTAAAATTGCTTATGCGAAACTTCCTGGTAGTAATAAAACTTTTAATAATAAAACTAATAAATGGGAATATTTCTATAATGCACCCTCTTCAATAAATGGAAACTGGGTTATTGTAGTAAATAAAAATTCAGAGAATCTAAAAAAAGCTTTTGATTTTGCTGCACATATGACATCAAAAGATATTACAAAAAAATATGTGACAAAAGGTGAATCAGGAATTAATCCTTCAAGATATTCACATCTTAATAAGGACAATTTAGAAGATTGGATAAATGATGGCTTTTCAAAAAATGAAGCAAAAGCTTATTTAGATGTAATTTTAGAATCACTTGAGAATAAAAATGTGATTAGTGACTTAAAAATACCCCAAAGTTCTGAATATTATAAAGTATTTGAAAACTATTTAAACTTAGTTGTCAAAGGAGAGCTAACTCCTAAAGAGGCTTTAAACTCAATTGCAAAAAGATGGAACCAAATAACCAATACTTATGGGTTGGAGAAACAAAAAAGATTTTATAAGGAAACAATTAATGAGTGA